The Chthoniobacterales bacterium genome segment TTCACAGGTTCGAATCCTGTCCTGCCCACCATTATCGCGAAGCGGATGCAGACCAACATTCTGGCGTCCGCGGGTAAATGGAAACACGTTGAAAGGGTGGCATGAGCGAGATCCGCATCGGCATATCGGGGTGGACGTATCCGCCATGGAGAGGCGTTTTTTACCCCGAGAAATGGCGGCAAAAAGACGAGCTGGCCTATGCCTCGCGCCAGGTGAGTTCCATTGAAATCAACGGCACCTTTTACTCGCTGCAACGCCCGGAGAGCTATCGCAAATGGTTCGAGGAAACGCCCGACGACTTCGTCTTTGCCGTGAAGGGCGGACGCTTCATCACGCATATCCGGCGGCTCAAGGACATTGAACAGGCGGTAGCCAATTTCCTCGCGTCCGGCCTGCTGCGGCTGGAGAAAAAACTCGGGCCAATCCTCTGGCAGTTGCCGCCGAGTTTGAAGTTCGATCCGGTGCGACTGGAGACGTTTTTCAAACTCCTGCCGCATACGATGAAGGACGCCGTGGCCGTGGCTAAAACCCACAATGAAATCGTCGAGGACCACGACTGGACCGAGCTCGACCCTGAATTGGAGGAGTGCCCGGTGCGTCACGCCCTGGAAGTGCGGCATCCGTCGTTTCAGTGCGAGGAATTTATCGAACT includes the following:
- a CDS encoding DUF72 domain-containing protein, whose translation is MSEIRIGISGWTYPPWRGVFYPEKWRQKDELAYASRQVSSIEINGTFYSLQRPESYRKWFEETPDDFVFAVKGGRFITHIRRLKDIEQAVANFLASGLLRLEKKLGPILWQLPPSLKFDPVRLETFFKLLPHTMKDAVAVAKTHNEIVEDHDWTELDPELEECPVRHALEVRHPSFQCEEFIELLRQYRVALVVADTAGKWPFMEDITSDFVYVRLHGEEELYASGYTEESLANWAHKIESWSKGKNPEGAKLFSSKAPKQKQGCDVYVYFDNDVKVRAPHDAMSLAHRLGLGDAPTPMLRTERIEEMPRLQWKQPHQWART